One part of the Bacteroidota bacterium genome encodes these proteins:
- a CDS encoding M20/M25/M40 family metallo-hydrolase — protein sequence MKKLLFLLIVVTPSFFAQSFIAALTGKAFTSNYGYYMIRDVCDLAGGRLMGSEPNKKAFEMLKKELENKSLKPFYEKFTSPVWFRGEDKVVLKLPFRKNLRAYALAWVSPAKIEDAKAVFVYSGYEEDYRNIDATGKIVVISQERPSGRDELLRGEAIKIAAAKGAVACLFINEAKGGKVLCGVGNFKGDPLKIPAFTLTFEEGAKLRRLLERKVNVVLDVVSNSRVETGESNNLVARIDGTGDEKIVIGGHFDSWDLGDGAADNGHGSAVMFEAAALLKEFGIRPKRTIEFVWFNGEETGLWGSKKYVEAHKNDKIFAMINLDMPGKINGFNVMGFDSLSPAIKSITDTSGSFDLSKSMSTAWTNSDHMYFMFNGIPVITPVGGMTKEMTDHYHDFGDSFDKLDKDYISHGAAAVAFLAAGLADSDFKLFRLSPDEVKELLKKHNLEKRLKKQEEYPF from the coding sequence ATGAAAAAACTGCTGTTTCTCCTCATCGTTGTTACACCATCCTTTTTTGCCCAATCCTTTATAGCGGCTCTGACTGGTAAGGCTTTTACTTCCAACTATGGGTACTATATGATCAGAGATGTTTGTGATCTCGCAGGTGGAAGGTTGATGGGCAGTGAGCCCAACAAAAAAGCATTTGAAATGCTAAAAAAAGAGTTGGAAAATAAAAGCTTGAAACCCTTTTATGAGAAATTTACATCTCCCGTTTGGTTCAGAGGTGAAGACAAAGTGGTCTTAAAACTGCCTTTCAGAAAGAACCTTCGTGCTTATGCCCTCGCTTGGGTGTCACCCGCAAAAATTGAAGATGCGAAGGCTGTTTTTGTTTATTCCGGGTATGAGGAAGATTACAGGAATATTGATGCAACGGGAAAAATTGTCGTTATCAGTCAGGAAAGACCTTCGGGAAGAGATGAACTTCTAAGGGGAGAGGCAATCAAAATTGCTGCCGCCAAAGGAGCTGTTGCATGCCTTTTCATAAATGAGGCAAAAGGCGGAAAAGTGTTGTGCGGGGTGGGGAATTTCAAAGGTGACCCCCTCAAAATCCCTGCATTCACACTCACATTTGAGGAGGGAGCAAAACTTAGGAGACTTCTCGAGAGGAAGGTGAATGTTGTACTTGATGTCGTGTCAAATTCACGCGTGGAGACAGGGGAGTCCAACAATCTTGTTGCCCGCATAGACGGAACAGGAGACGAGAAAATAGTGATTGGCGGTCACTTCGACAGTTGGGATCTCGGTGATGGCGCTGCGGACAATGGGCACGGAAGTGCAGTCATGTTTGAAGCCGCCGCACTTCTAAAGGAATTTGGAATCAGACCAAAAAGAACTATCGAGTTTGTCTGGTTCAACGGTGAAGAAACCGGTTTATGGGGTTCTAAAAAATATGTCGAAGCCCATAAAAATGATAAAATATTTGCCATGATAAATCTCGATATGCCGGGAAAGATTAACGGCTTTAATGTTATGGGTTTTGACTCCTTGTCGCCTGCCATCAAATCAATTACCGACACTTCCGGTTCTTTCGATCTTTCCAAATCAATGAGCACAGCCTGGACCAACAGCGATCATATGTATTTTATGTTTAATGGTATCCCCGTTATCACTCCGGTTGGCGGGATGACCAAGGAAATGACTGACCACTATCACGATTTTGGTGATTCCTTCGATAAACTCGACAAAGATTACATCTCTCACGGCGCCGCTGCAGTTGCTTTTCTTGCTGCTGGTCTCGCAGATTCTGATTTTAAGTTATTCAGACTGTCCCCTGATGAGGTTAAGGAACTCCTGAAAAAGCACAACCTTGAGAAACGATTGAAAAAGCAGGAAGAGTATCCTTTTTAG
- a CDS encoding MBOAT family protein gives MDVIELLKYNSGNPLLFNSVLFFFLFTIVYLIYTGFEKNIKARNLVLLLFSLYFYYKISGGYIGILIAVGIIDFFVGKFLVREKSDIKRKLLLSLSVLVNIGILVYFKYTFFIVNEFGLQSSQFFSYFTREILTPVGISYYIFKSVGYTLSIYREEIEEAEQNLFTYLLYVSFFPTIVAGPISKAANLLPQFNSPTRITRENVSKGIFLLITGTLKKVLIADFIALNFVDRVFENPDLFTSIECLLAGYGAFLQIYFDFSGYTDIVRGMAYLFGFELEENFKKPFLANSVSEFWRRWHITLYTFLSENIFNPLSFSLRRLGVYGIYIAILVTFLVSGAWHGANLTFIVWGLIHGVCIVFDAMFRNIRKKIVGVVNEKFFRMLEIVITFHVIAFSFIIFKSPSLDSAMVFIGKLFSEIKFAHIEKWLSFYLVPFLVMVGGLILAIVPERFYKVLFIRFAAIHWSLKALTFAVVIIFVYQVLGTSTLPFVYIEF, from the coding sequence TTGGATGTAATCGAGTTACTAAAATATAATTCCGGAAATCCATTACTGTTCAATTCGGTATTGTTCTTTTTCCTGTTTACCATTGTTTATCTGATATATACAGGTTTCGAGAAGAATATCAAAGCAAGAAACCTTGTGCTTCTGCTGTTCAGCCTCTACTTTTATTACAAGATATCAGGCGGATACATCGGAATCCTGATTGCAGTTGGCATAATTGATTTCTTCGTCGGGAAATTTCTTGTACGGGAAAAATCAGATATCAAAAGAAAACTGCTGCTTTCGTTATCTGTTCTGGTGAACATCGGAATTCTTGTCTATTTTAAGTACACTTTTTTCATTGTGAATGAATTTGGATTGCAATCATCCCAGTTCTTCTCATATTTTACCAGAGAAATTCTTACTCCTGTTGGAATTTCCTACTACATTTTTAAATCTGTCGGGTACACACTTTCCATTTATAGAGAGGAAATTGAGGAAGCCGAGCAGAATCTTTTTACCTACCTTCTTTATGTCTCATTTTTCCCGACAATAGTAGCCGGACCAATCTCCAAAGCTGCAAATCTTCTGCCTCAGTTCAACAGTCCAACAAGAATTACCCGGGAAAATGTCAGCAAGGGAATTTTCCTCCTGATTACGGGAACCCTGAAAAAAGTGCTGATCGCAGATTTCATCGCCCTGAATTTCGTGGACAGGGTTTTTGAAAATCCCGATCTTTTCACATCAATCGAATGCCTGCTCGCCGGATATGGAGCTTTCCTCCAGATATATTTTGATTTTTCGGGATATACTGACATCGTCAGGGGGATGGCGTATCTCTTCGGTTTTGAACTTGAAGAAAACTTTAAAAAACCGTTCCTCGCCAATTCTGTCAGTGAGTTTTGGAGGCGATGGCACATTACCCTCTACACTTTCCTTAGTGAAAATATTTTCAATCCTCTAAGCTTTTCTCTCAGACGACTTGGAGTTTACGGTATCTACATTGCCATTCTCGTAACTTTTCTGGTTTCGGGAGCCTGGCATGGTGCCAATCTGACCTTTATTGTGTGGGGGCTGATACACGGGGTTTGTATCGTCTTCGATGCCATGTTCCGAAACATCCGTAAAAAGATTGTTGGTGTGGTGAATGAAAAGTTTTTCAGGATGTTGGAGATTGTTATCACTTTTCATGTTATTGCATTTTCATTTATCATATTTAAGTCACCATCCCTCGACAGTGCCATGGTCTTTATCGGAAAGCTGTTCAGTGAAATCAAATTTGCTCATATTGAAAAGTGGTTGAGTTTCTATCTCGTACCATTCCTGGTTATGGTTGGGGGACTGATTCTCGCAATTGTGCCTGAGAGGTTCTATAAGGTACTCTTCATCAGGTTCGCTGCAATCCACTGGAGTTTGAAAGCGCTCACTTTTGCTGTCGTCATTATTTTTGTTTATCAGGTTCTCGGAACTTCCACATTACCATTTGTTTACATCGAGTTTTAA